The following proteins are co-located in the Amblyraja radiata isolate CabotCenter1 chromosome 8, sAmbRad1.1.pri, whole genome shotgun sequence genome:
- the LOC116976226 gene encoding proteasome subunit beta type-1-B-like: MLRSYGYTRSLEEYQYSGPTQHRFSPYTFNGGTVLALAGEDFSIVASDTRLSEGYSIHSRDSPKCYKLTDHTVIGCTGFHGDCLTLTKIIDARLKMYKHSNNKTMTSGAIAAMLSTILYSRRFFPYYVYNIIGGLDEEGKGAVYSFDPVGCYQRDAYKAGGSASAMLQPLLDNQIGFKNMESVEHLPLTLEKATQLIKDVFISAAERDVYTGDCLKICFITKDGIREESLPLRKD; encoded by the exons ATGCTGCGCTCGTATGGGTATACGAGGAGCCTGGAGGAGTACCAGTACTCGGGACCAACGCAACACCGTTTCTCGCCCTACACCTTCAACGGAGG AACTGTGCTGGCTTTAGCTGGGGAAGATTTTTCGATTGTAGCATCAGATACACGACTGAGCGAGGGTTATTCCATTCACAGCCGTGACTCGCCCAAGTGCTACAAATT GACAGATCACACAGTGATTGGATGTACTGGATTCCATGGAGATTGTCTTACACTGACAAAAATCATTGATGCAAGATTAAAG ATGTATAAACATTCAAATAATAAGACAATGACAAGTGGAGCAATAGCAGCAATGCTTTCCACCATTCTGTACTCTCGAAGGTTTTTTCCATACTATGTTTACAATATCATTGGTGGCCTTGATGAAGAAG GGAAGGGTGCGGTTTACAGCTTTGATCCTGTGGGATGCTATCAGCGAGATGCTTACAAAGCTGGCGGCTCGGCCAGTGCCATGCTGCAGCCGCTTCTAGACAACCAG ATTGGTTTCAAGAACATGGAGTCGGTAGAACATCTTCCCCTCACGCTAGAAAAAGCAACACAGCTAATTAAAGATGTTTTCATCTCTGCAGCTGAGAGAGACGTTTATACTGGTGACTGTCTAAAGATCTGCTTCATTACAAAAGACGGAATCAGAGAGGAGTCGCTGCCTCTTCGGAAGGATTAA